In the Panthera leo isolate Ple1 chromosome C2, P.leo_Ple1_pat1.1, whole genome shotgun sequence genome, GCTGAGCGAGGCACTTGAGTTTGGAAAGCAGACATCATAAGACACTGGGTATGTGTTTTGGCCCCGGGCACTGGCACAGATGTCAGTAGAACTGTGTTCTAGGATCCAGGGCTGTTACCCCTAGAGCCAGAGGCCCTACCTCCATCCCCCATCAAAGGAGGAGCCAAAGGTTCCAGATGGTTCCTTAAAGATGCTATGCCAGGTCTGTCTCTCCCAGGGTTGTACCCTGAACCCAGATGGAACTCCCCACTCCTAGGATCCCTCCTCTGAGCTCAGCAATGGTTCAGGACGGACTGATGTGCTCCTCAGAAAGAAAATGGGTAGTCACAGGCTAATAGGAGCTAGAGATTCATGGTAGTAGAACTAAACATATTTTGGGAAAACCCCATCAGGAAGAAAGGAATATAGCCATTGTGTTGGGAATGTGTCCTTCTTCCTCTGTAGAATGGGAAAGTTTGCCTTCTTCTAAGATGCAGTGAAACTGGTTGTACAGGGAAGTGCTTCTGAGGACACAGATCCCCTGCTTTCTCAGTAGAAACtcaagagagagatacagagagtgaGGTCCTGTGCTCGGACTTGGGTGTGGGCAGGACTCCTCCCTCAGTGTGATTCCCAGTGGGCCCCGAGTGGGAGGGAATGTTTGTGAAGCTCACTGTGGCTGAGGAATTGCTTGGGATGTCTGCTTTAGTGGTTATAAATACTTACGTTTGTTAAAAGTGCTTATATTTGGTGTAGACCAAGGTTTTAGTTAATAAGTGTTATATATAATTTGGTGTTATTTTTAAGGTATCAAGGAAAAGAGATCTCTGTGATACTGGGATACATTTCCAAACCAGCAGTTGACATGCTATTGTTTTGTCCTAGACATTGATGCTCCTCATGGGTCAGTTTAGAAAAGTCagataacagaaagaaaattaatagccCTTTTGAAGGGAAagacctattttttaaaagtttatttattctgagagaaaaagagaaagagcaggggaggtgcagagagagagagagagagagagagagagagagagagatctgaagtgggctctgtgctgatggcagagtcccatgtggggctcatgaaccttgagataatgacctgagccaaagttagacactcaactgactgagtcactcaagcGCCCCTGAAGGGAAAGACATAAAGTATGGACCCAACCCTTGCTTGCAGGGCCCATCAGTTCTCATTTCTGTCAGCCTGAAACCCCTGGTGAAGACTGGAAAATAATCATGAGGGGAGGAAGTCTGTACAACATGGATGCTtctgtgaggggtgggaggtggtgggaggcCCCCCGGGAGCCAGGCTGGGTGTGGGGCAGTAAGAAGCTCCCCTCTGGGCCCTGGAGGTGTCAGGCCCCAGTCCGGGGACGCCTACGGAGGGCACTTTGCACCGCCCTTGTTTGCAGCCTGCTCACCTGCATTAGTGCCTTTCCTCTTCTCGGCAATCCTATGAGTtcccctgaattgtacacttgagGAGATTGACAGACAGCAACAGGCAGGGTTTTGCTCAAGGTCGTCGCGTAAGGCAGCAGAGCCAAGACCTTTTTATTTCCAGATGTTTGTCTTGAAAGCTCTCAGAGAGAAAAGTGGGAAGAATAGGACTGCGGACACCCATGTGTCCACCAAACTAGCCCCAACAACGATGAGTATTTTACTTTCCTTATATGTTCATCTTCTGTGGAGGCTTCGCTGAACTGTGTTAATGTTACACAGTTGGTGACCATTTATCCCTACATGAATAGCACATTAGCCTGGAGGAAATTTGATAGTAATTTTTTCATACGCATTGATACCAATCCATATTCCCTTTTCCCCCTTGTCTCACATTGTCTTATGGATGCATCTTAAGTGCCCATTCCCATTTCACACCTTGCAGTTtacttttccccattgagtgtgATATTTAAAGAGACCACAGAGGATGTCTGTCCATGGTGGCGTGCCCATGTCATAGAGGCTGTCATAGATGCTGATAAAGTATGCTGGCAAGGGAAATTCCACCCCATTCATGGGTTTTTATATTGTCTGTGGTGACTTTCAGGCTACAGCAGCAGATTTGAGTATATCCAACAGAGACCATTGGCCTGCAAAGGCAAATATATTCAGCATATGGCTCTTTCACTAATGTCTACCAACCTCTGAGTTAAACTGTCCCTTCTCCTGACCTAGTAGGGCCTATTAGATTTTGGGACTGGTTGGCAAGAAACAATGCATACGCGTGGACATTTACTTAGAACTGTTTATTCATCTATGATGTTGATTCATTATAGTCATTAATTCCACTCTTTCTACTCATATAtcacagaagaaatcacaaaagatTTCACAGAATTAGTAGCCAATTCAGTGTGAGTACTTGATATGGAtagtgattcttttcttttttcctttttcttttcttttcttttcttttcttcctttttcttttctcttcttttcttcctttcttttttttttataaggacattggTGACAGTGTAATCTGTTTGGTCAAATCATGGCAGTATCATAATGGGACCCATGGAGGGAACTGAGGGCGGAGTCCCCATTGTTCAACTTTCTTCTCCATAACAAACTCCCCGTGAGGCCCCTTAGCATCCAAGGGCAAAAGGGCCAAGTAGACAGGAGTCTCTGCTCCTTCTTCTACGGTTTTGATGCCTTTTGGCCCACCCATGTCTGTTCTCACCCACCCAGGGCAGCAGGCATTCAGGAGGATCttgtcccctctcctctgctcactcagtTTCCTGGCATAGATTCTGGACAGGACTGTGAGACCCATCTCTGACACTCCATATGTGACTACTTTCATATCAGGCCAGCCCTCGTTCTGGTGCACTCCGTTCTTTACATCGTCCACAAACTTGTTCATGAGCCCCACCAGCTCCTCCTCTGTGATGGTCTCACTTCTGAACTTCTGCTGCAGTCCTGGGCTACAGTATTCAAGAGCTACAAAGCTCATTATACTAGACACATTGACTACTCTGCCTAAAATACAACACAAATAAATCACATAGAATGGCATCCATGAGAATGATGAATACCAAATTTGCTAAAATCTGTCCATTTGGGAGACAATTACCAGTTTTCTATGAGTGTTAATGAAGACTCTATAAGCGAAGAACATGAAAATTGTTATACTCTTAATATCTCATATAATGTCAAAAAAAGAATCTAATGGGGAGGCAGTGCCCAGATGTtccctaaaaaaaagaaaatggcttatCCAGTAACATGTTAAGTGGACTGTATGTAAGGAGGCACTCACGCATTCATGAATAGAGATTCACTTTTCCTTCACAGGTCCCCTTTGAAGCCCCCTAAAAATCTTATGGTCACTTAGATGATGTTGTATGAACAGATGTTTATTGACCAACAAAGAGCTGATCAGTTTATTGAAGGCCTTTCGAAGGTGAAAGACAGCACTGCATTGATAGGCTGTCACTCTGATGAGCCAGGAAAAGCAAATCACCTCACTGGGCGGACTTGCAAGCTATTTTCTCTATGTTTGTGATTTCATCAACTTGGGAGCAATGACAGAATGCCAGGCAATGTGGTCGTGGAAGGGAGTGGAAAACTGACATGTTAAAGAGatgccataaaaagaaatgaagtacatGCTACAACGTGAATGACAACTGACAACATTGTCCAGCGTTAAAGAGGCCAGTTACACAACACCACTCGTTATGCGATTCTGTGTATGGGATGTCCAGAACAACGAAGTCTAGAGACGGggagtagattggtggttgcttaGGGCAGGGGGAAAGGGGTAACAGAGGGCCGATAGCTAAGGGCAAAGGGTCTCCTTAGGGTGATTTCAGTGTGTTAATCTTGAAGTTGTGATGGTTCTACAACTCTGTCAATACTAAAATCCAGTGAATTGCATACCTGAAATGGGTGAAGTGTATGGTAGGTGAactttatctcaataaagctattaaaggTGCAAAGCAATGACACATTTCTCactcactgttttttaaaaatatatcagtagtcataaaaatgacattatattGACATATATAGTttactatttttacatttaaatattgattgtatttttatatttcagtgagTACTTTTAGAttataaaaaaagtcaaaaggtACAAGAAAATTAGGAAACTCTCCCTTTTTCATGTAAATATCCAGGAAAGACAGTCATGGTCACTTAACTCTGACCTCCATCCCACTAAGGAATGGCAGTGCCATACAAGTTCAGTGGGAGAGATCATGCATGACCCTGTGGCTCTCATTGGTGGTGtttagaaacaatgaaaatgaattatataaacTATCTTATTAATGTAACAGTTTTCTAAGCTGAACACCTTTTAGAAAGGGGTCTGTTATTCCGGTCCTTCCTTTCATCTACAGCGTATTTGGTGTAGGATTAACAGAACATGTTTGTCAAATGTTTCAGAAGCACCTCTCAGGTTTTATTACTTACCactaaacatatttattttattttcaaaaatattatatgcctgggtaataatataataaactaTGTTTCATGATTCAAAATtgcaacagagagaaagaaatctttgaaaaagaacaagactGGGGCAGAGGAACCCACACTGGGGTAACTGGTATACCAGAAAGGCCAATGCATTTACTCATAGGGGCTAGGAACTATTTCTTACATACCTTTAGTATAGACAGTAGATGGATAAATTCTTCTAACTTTCTACAGGCTGTTTGTAATAAAGATACCCTGTTTCTCTTCTATATTGTCTGTCTTGGGAAGTCTAGAATCACCTGTGAGAATGCTTGCCTGTGTATTTGAGGGAAGCCTGGCAGGGAGTAAAAGGTTTTGTAGGTAAATTCCTTGTAGTAGATGCTGCAACCATTCCCTCAACCCAGGCCTGTCCCCTGCACTGACCACATCTGCAAGTGGGCAGGGTGGTTGTCAGGGGGCTTCCCCTTAGAAGTGGGACCCTTTAGACCCTTCCAGTCTGACAGCTCAGGACAGGACACACACAGGATTGGGAAGTACTTTTAGAGCTTCCACAGCAGAGTCCCTGATCCAAACATTTTTGTCATCATAGTGGACTCATGGTTTTCAAGTGTTATTTTGAGGACTCTGAACTGGAAGGCACACAGACTGCATGCCAAGGAGTGTATGGGCCCGCCTGACATCCTTATGTTAAGGGTGTGTGAGTTCACAGGAGTGTGTGAGATTTGTGTGAATGCgagtgtgtgtgaaagagacTGTATGTGAATGTGACTGTGAGTGTGTGACACTGTGTGTGAGATCGTGTGTAAAAGCATTGCCCTGTCATAGTCACTGTGAAAAGCACGTCACCTAGGTCAGAAAGGACTCTTGCGCACTGCTGGGGCCAGGTTGTATGTTGGGCTTACAGTTTATCCAGACCATTACTCTGTATGTGACCAGGGATCTATTGTTAGGAAATCTCTCACTATCTCCTACTCTCCAAACCTCACTGTCCTC is a window encoding:
- the LOC122230136 gene encoding carbonyl reductase [NADPH] 1-like, producing the protein MCSDTRVALVTGANKGIGLATVRDLCRQFSGDVVLTARDEARGRAAVQQLQGEGLSPRFHLLDVDDLQSIRALRDFLRKEYGGLDVLVNNAAVFFDIGDPTPLHIQAEVTMKTNFFGTRDVCTELLPLMRPQGRVVNVSSIMSFVALEYCSPGLQQKFRSETITEEELVGLMNKFVDDVKNGVHQNEGWPDMKVVTYGVSEMGLTVLSRIYARKLSEQRRGDKILLNACCPGWVRTDMGGPKGIKTVEEGAETPVYLALLPLDAKGPHGEFVMEKKVEQWGLRPQFPPWVPL